Proteins encoded within one genomic window of Bombus terrestris chromosome 11, iyBomTerr1.2, whole genome shotgun sequence:
- the LOC100650451 gene encoding VWFA and cache domain-containing protein 1 translates to MIVKRILQLGFLVTVFVNMHSSADESTSVNAKCQFGKTLRKQVNAEPLNGTCLRDIVVRLSNEFRSITDAELGLKPFQRMLDEMEFMNVSNSLNMRLSLLVDKLNNKLLSYAKLVKQSYNIIEPILAKNENQFDYFESMNGLELLSNGLADFCSQIAQKLALHLKNQEWKNLHLLPFMYPVTMCGPSSAGHNIGPLLLSQYCPKKNVLLLLEHAVFMSEGDLTLAQITAETIIDMLSHTDYVNVIGLSTNTSIHCKDGLLKATDVNKFQLARYIHSLTRIETNDTIEFDLNKLLQNVKGEIVFIHLTNTLKPTSHIKKIRNMISAEKVSGYIRTILILSDQESHSNTKDYNDSILTLPTQNILGFEVSKLFSDLKCSEEHKKDYYLSDPYFDLYSKTMTLSIGHITNKALISLDIKLRNFLDDITYFNAGMHAYAILFDNKGIVWIHKDFPRMETMLDQPLKVNLHHIENISSETVRTMIEEYEGVINVKTQLGKKKWYRWKHLTYMDLIVCLVSATNESVLPVAKLVPTLSMNILHHRLDLLMHSIADESILCTYHNKLLSLSTGVVYLSPWCFQSPIEQLKLLETGTVVTMQSYMAYLKDLTGLLANPGLYQSVRPDVAMLTQMLGYFKGRHIESALNKFIIRRYIVGVVSGVLEIYPGIMLDSGFDPKRRMWYGKALEHSGKLVFTPPYLGVGSSGYVVTLSHTVHRNSESTTKDDAIAVVSMDVSLGFISRLLKEMFPFCNNSTVKCFLMDDKGYLVSHPALLEPTGKIEQQHLTHKELLVANDILNHELFVKKKACANYLDGTVQRYYQFNTSLDEVLTNIVHGEHCVKYQVAAVPGTNVFLGVVNVTCNLLRAFCPCSTMDHSCLNCKRMEQTECECPCECALYYSNCAEYTINEMNLESCPVPYEQGGNSQMSWIQSTNLKTCPSIDCKIFKGENECLGIVGCQWCHIDNDGETPLQAPFCSDMSVCFRGILGLFMPLSDGTYNSQSTEEIAARDWPSVGSVAGGILAFLLILGILLFCYRLRSVQSGVEHQCLHIHTSPDMLRMTHLEGDAEPMELEQTKNNLDSLIRDGIAPISPYKVSTNYRKPPGGDSDHGYSTMTPHDDSEQQTFAEPLLVVGSNTEPDLKRQSTCLPSPTTNLGSPYHVLAPVTVHCNMEANFC, encoded by the exons ATGATTGTCAAGAGGATATTACAGCTAGGATTTCTAGTAACAGTGTTTGTAAACATGCATAGTTCAGCCGATGAAAGTACGAGCGTAAATGCAAAATGTCAATTTGGAAAGACCCTACGGAAGCAAGTAAACGCGGAACCGCTTAATGGTACCTGTTTACGAGATATTGTAGTTCGACTGTCGAACGAGTTTCGTTCTATTACTGATGCCGAACTCGGTTTGAAGCCGTTCCAAAGAATGCTCGATGAAATGGAGTTCATGAATGTCTCGAATAGCTTGAACATGAGACTGAGCTTATTAGTGGATAAATTAAACAACAAACTATTATCCTATGCAAAGCTTGTGAAGCAGAGCTATAATATTATAGAACCTATTTTGGCAAAGAACGAAAATCAGTTTGATTATTTTGAATCTATGAATGGACTAGAATTGTTATCAAATGGATTGGCAGATTTTTGCTCACAAATTGCACAAA aaTTGGCActtcatttaaaaaatcaagAATGGAAAAACTTACATTTGTTGCCTTTTATGTATCCGGTCACCATGTGTGGTCCATCTAGTGCAGGACATAATATTGGGCCTCTTTTGTTGTCTCAGTATTGTCCAAAAAAAAATGTGCTGTTATTGCTTGAGCATGCTGTGTTTATGTCTGAAGGAGATCTTACTCTAGCTCAAATAACTGCAGAGACAATAATTGACATGTTATCTCACACAGATTATGTTAATGTTATTGGCCTTTCTACTAATACTTCCATTCATTGCAAAGATGGTTTATTAAAAGCTACAGATGTTAATAAGTTTCAATTAGCACGTTATATTCATAGTTTAACAAGAATAG AAACAAATGACACAATTGAATTTGATCTTAATAAGTTATTACAGAATGTAAAGGGTGAAATAGTGTTTATACATTTGACTAATACACTTAAGCCCACTTCACacataaaaaagataagaaacatGATTTCTGCAGAGAAAGTAAGTGGCTATATAAGAACAATATTAATTCTTTCAG ATCAAGAATCACATTCAAACACTAAGGATTACAATGATAGCATTCTAACTCTTCCAACACAAAATATACTCGGTTTTGAAGTATCAAAGCTGTTTTCTGATTTAAAATGTTCTGAGGAACATAAgaaagattattatttatctgATCCATACTTTGATTTATATAGTAAAACAATGACATTGTCTATTGGGCACATTACAAATAAAGCACTAATATCTTTAGatattaaattacgaaatttccttgatgatataacatattttaatgCTGGTATGCATGCATATGCTATACTGTTTGATAATAAGGGTATAGTTTGGATTCACAAAGATTTCCCACGAATGGAAACGATGCTAGATCAACCCCTCAAAGTTAATTTACATCACATAGAAAATATTAGTTCTGAAACTGTAAGAACAATGATTGAAGAATACGAGGGTGTTATAAACGTGAAAACACAATTAGGGAAAAAG AAGTGGTATCGGTGGAAGCATTTGACGTACATGGATTTAATAGTATGCTTAGTATCGGCAACTAATGAAAGCGTATTACCTGTCGCAAAATTAGTACCAACATTGTCAATGAATATTTTGCATCATCGTCTGGATCTTTTAATGCATAGTATCGCCGATGAAAGCATTCTATGTACTTATCACAACAAGCTTTTGTCCTTGT CAACAGGAGTGGTCTATCTTTCTCCATGGTGTTTCCAGTCCCCAATAGAGCAACTTAAATTATTAGAAACTGGAACCGTTGTAACAATGCAGAGTTACATGGCATATCTAAAGGACTTAACAGGATTACTAGCTAATCCTGGTTTATATCAATCTGTCAGACCAGATGTAGCTATGTTGACTCAAATGTTGGGATACTTTAAAGGCAGGCATATAGAAAGcgctttaaataaatttataataagaag atatatcgTTGGAGTCGTAAGTGGCGTATTAGAGATATATCCAGGAATTATGCTCGATTCTGGTTTTGATCCTAAGAGAAGAATGTGGTATGGAAAAGCACTGGAGCATTCTGGAAAATTAGTTTTCACACCTCCATATTTGGGTGTTGGTAGTTCTGGATATGTTGTTACTCTAAGTCACACAGTTCATCGTAATTCGGAATCAACTACAAAGGATGATGCTATTGCAGTTGTATCTATGGATGTATCATTAGGCTTTATTTCAAGACTTCTGAAAGAAATGTTCCCATTTTGTAATAATTCGACGGTGAAATGTTTCCTAATGGACGATAAAGGATATTTAGTCTCACATCCAGCATTATTAGAACCAACTGGTAAAATCGAGCAGCAACATTTGACTCACAAGGAATTATTGGTTGCAAATGACATATTAAATCACGagcttttcgttaaaaaaaaagctTGTGCAAATTACTTAGATGGTACTGTACAAAGGTATTACCAGTTTAATACTTCACTCGATGAGGTTCTTACAAACATAGTACACGGCGAACATTGCGTCAAATACCAAGTAGCAGCTGTACCAGGAACTAATGTATTTTTAGGAGTAGTTAATGTGACTTGTAATTTATTAAGAGCATTTTGCCCATGCAGTACTATGGATCACTCATGTTTAAACTGCAAAAGAATGGAACAAACCGAATGCGAATGTCCTTGTGAATGCGCATTATATTACTCTAATTGTGCGGAGTATACTATAAATGAAATGAACCTCGAATCCTGTCCGGTACCATACGAACAAGGAGGGAATTCGCAGATGTCCTGGATACAATCTACGAATTTGAAAACGTGTCCGTCCATTGACTGTAAGATATTCAAAGGAGAAAATGAGTGTCTCGGAATTGTAGGTTGCCAATGGTGTCATATAGACAATGATGGAGAAACGCCATTGCAAGCACCATTTTGTAGCGATATGTCCGTATGTTTTAGAGGTATTCTTGGACTTTTTATGCCACTTAGTGATGGCACGTACA ATTCTCAGTCAACAGAAGAAATTGCAGCACGCGACTGGCCATCAGTTGGGTCTGTAGCTGGTGGAATACTAGCATTTCTTTTGATACTAGGGATATTGTTATTTTGTTATAGACTTCGATCTGTTCAGTCTGGTGTAGAACATCAGtgtttacatatacatacatcacCCGATATGCTGCGTATGACGCATTTAGAGGGTGATGCAGAACCTATGGAGTTAGAGCAAACAAAAAACAATTTAGATTCCCTGATAAGGGATGGTATAGCGCCCATTTCGCCATATAAGGTTTCCACAAATTATAGAAAACCACCCGGTGGTGATAGTGATCATGGATATAGTACAATGACACCTCACGACGATTCTGAACAACAAACATTTGCTGAACCGCTATTAGTAGTTGGTAGTAATACTGAACCCGATCTGAAAAGACAGTCCACTTGTCTTCCCTCTCCAACAACAAATTTAGGGTCCCCTTATCATGTTTTAGCGCCAGTCACGGTTCATTGCAATATGGAAGCAAATTTTTGTTAA
- the LOC100646153 gene encoding odorant receptor 13a isoform X2: protein MTISFCLSSHLNLIFNKEKVKDVLLFIKNDHNYYMNRPENKILQFYTAQGNKVVLCYLTYICSTVLAFLMISTISLVTDLIVPSNHSKEISLPVIADYGVDTQQYFYYVFICICITVFIIGVVIFTTYSAYMLYVQHACALFAIVSYQLRTMHILDTSSLINLKDRHLLEKYKNVELSQEEKEKIFRKLLLCIKEHKNAIRYSNLLESLFTKFILTQIFFHIICLSIGGVGIVLNLGNTDEITRFGSLALVQVIHIFILCLPGQRLLNHSEEVYVATCEIVWYMLPKKFHNLYMFLIARTMIFSKITAFKIAVMSMETFLAIIQTTMSYFTMLLSTI, encoded by the exons ATGACGATCTCTTTCTGCTTGTCGTCGCATTTGAACCTAATTTTTAACAAGGAGAAG GTCAAAGATGTACTCCTGTTCATTAAAAATGATCATAATTATTACATGAATCGGCCAGAAAATAAGATTCTTCAATTTTATACCGCGCAAGGAAACAAAGTTGTATTATGTTATCTCA CGTACATTTGTTCAACAGTTTTGGCTTTCTTAATGATATCAACCATATCACTAGTAACTGATCTCATTGTACCTTCGAATCATTCCAAAGAGATAAGTTTACCAGTCATAGCCGATTATGGCGTGGATAcacaacaatatttttattatgtgttcatatgtatatgtataacagtattCATAATAGGTGTAGTAATTTTTACTACGTATAGCGCTTACATGTTATACGTCCAACATGCCTGTGCTTTGTTTGCAATTGTGAG CTATCAATTAAGAACTATGCACATTTTGGATACAAGTAGCTTGATAAACCTAAAGGATCGTCATTTACTcgaaaagtataaaaatgtcGAATTATCAcaggaagaaaaggagaagattTTTAGAAAACTATTACTTTGTataaaagaacataaaaatgCAATAAG ATACTCAAATCTCTTGGAATCATTGTttactaaatttatattaactCAGATATTTTTTCACATTATCTGTCTTAGCATTGGTGGAGTTGGA ATTGTCTTGAATTTAGGTAATACGGACGAAATAACGCGATTTGGATCACTTGCATTGGtacaagttatacatatattcattcTTTGCCTTCCTGGACAAAGATTATTAAATCATAGTGAAGAAGTGTATGTCGCGAc ATGTGAGATAGTGTGGTATATGCTTCCTAAAAAgtttcataatttatatatgtttttaatcGCAAGGACAATGATATTCAGCAAAATAACAGCTTTCAAAATAGCGGTCATGTCAATGGAAACGTTTCTCGCG attattCAAACCACAATGAGTTACTTTACTATGTTATTATCGACTATATAA
- the LOC100651691 gene encoding nuclear cap-binding protein subunit 1 — protein sequence MSRRRVHEEEDGYERAYKKRRRVSENQEIEDRLESLILRVGEKSTSSLESNLEGLASVLEADLGLFRSKILRILTECAIRMPEKCTIYTTLVGLLNAKNFNFGGEFVDYMVKNFKDALKACKWDVARYSLRFLADLVNCHVLSCGSLMQLFDNMLDAANEDGVPQVRRDWYVYAVLSTLPWVGRELYEKKEQELDHLMVTIEIFLNKRSKKHQAALRVWSSDTPHPQEEYLDCLWAQVRKLRQDNWAEKHIPRPYLAFDSILCEALQHNLPTIMPPPHHESYSYPLPTVVFRMFDYTDCPAEGPLLPGSHAIERFLIEEHLKQIINNYFFERKDCAAQLLNFPYKAKIPLDYCIVEVIFGELFRLPAPKHLEICYGSILIELCKLQPSTMPQVLAQATEILFRRIDSMAATAFDRFVWWFAYHLSNFQFRWSWEDWDSCLQRDPEHPRPKFIREVLLKALRLSYYQRIRDMMPGSYADLIPAPPEPIYKYTSEGASSLPGTAAAHELVVSIRRKCTPEEVLNVLNTLPGPRENEETNNFNPLKIDVFVQTLLNLGSKSFSHSFAAIGKFHYVFQVLAETEEAQICILRNMYALWKNHYQMMVVLTDKFLKTGIIECSAIANWIFSKEMVSEFTKLYIWEILHLTIRKKNKHVTKLSTELAEAREKLRRAESRSGSSSEDEDNNKDRNREKPSEDVVERMEEKLETAQADQKNLFLIIFQRFIMILSEHLGRCDTDGIDYNTHWYKWTIGRLQQVFLTHHEQVQKYSSTLETLLFTPDLDPHILDVFHQFVSLRA from the exons atgaGTCGCAGAAGAGTACATGAAGAGGAAGATGGATACG AACGAGCGTATAAGAAACGTAGGAGGGTATCAGAGAATCAAGAGATTGAAGATCGACTTGAATCTCTCATCCTGAGAGTAGGAGAAAAATCTACATCATCCTTAGAAAGCAACCTTGAAGGTCTAGCTTCAGTATTAGAAGCTGATCTTGGACTATTTCGCAGCAAAATACTTAGGATTCTGACTGAATGTGCAATTAGGATGCCAGAGAAATGTACAATTTATACCACTCTTGTTGGGTTGTTGAATGCAAAGAACTTTAATTTTGGTGGTGAATTTGTTGACTACATGGTAAAGAACTTTAAAGACGCATTGAAAGCTTGTAAATGGGATGTAGCTAGATATTCATTAAGATTTCTAGCTGATTTAGTAAACTGTCATGTTTTATCTTGTGGATCATTAATGCAATTGTTTGACAATATGTTAGATGCTGCTAATGAAGATGGTGTACCTCAAGTAAGACGAGATtg gTATGTCTATGCTGTATTATCAACATTACCATGGGTAGGAAGAGAATTATATGAAAAGAAGGAACAAGAGCTAGACCATTTGATGGttacaatagaaatatttttaaataaaagaagtaaaaagcATCAAGCAGCATTAAGAGTATGGTCAAGTGATACACCTCACCCTCAGGAAGAATATTTAGATTGCTTATGGGCTCAAGTCAGAAAACTTAGGCAAGACAATTGGGCAGAAAAACATATTCCTAGACCATATCTTGCGTTTGACTCAATATTATGCGAAGCATTGCAACACAATTTACCTACTATAATGCCACCGCCGCATCATGAATCTTATTCCTATCCGCTACCAACAGTAGTTTTCCGCATGTTTGATTACACAGATTGCCCAGCTGAAGGACCATTATTACCTGGAAGCCATGCTATTGAACGATTTCTTATAGAGGAACATTTAAAACAAATTATCAACAACTATTtctttgaaagaaaagattg TGCAGCCCAACTATTGAACTTTCCATATAAAGCAAAAATACCATTGGATTATTGTATAGTGGAAGTAATATTTGGTGAATTGTTTAGACTACCAGCTCCAAAGCATTTAGAAATATGTTATGGGTCGATTTTAATTGAACTTTGCAAATTACAACCATCAACAATGCCACAG GTTTTGGCACAAGCAACGGAAATTTTATTCCGGCGCATAGACAGTATGGCCGCTACTGCTTTTGATCGTTTCGTATGGTGGTTCGCGTATCATTTAAGCAATTTTCAGTTTCGTTGGTCCTGGGAAGATTGGGATTCTTGTTTGCAACGCGATCCAGAACATCCTCGGCCAAAATTTATTCGAGAAGTACTTCTAAAAGCTTTACG ATTATCATATTACCAAAGAATACGGGATATGATGCCAGGATCGTACGCTGACTTAATTCCAGCGCCTCCAGAgcctatttataaatatacttcaGAGGGTGCca GTTCACTTCCCGGCACAGCAGCAGCTCATGAATTGGTCGTTTCTATAAGACGTAAATGTACTCCAGAAGAAGTTCTCAACGTATTAAATACGTTACCAGGTCCtagagaaaatgaagaaacaaataatttcaatCCTTTAAAAATTGATGTTTTTGTACAAACATTATTGAATTTAGGTTCAAAAAGTTTTAGTCACAGTTTCGCGGCAATAGGAAAATTTCATTATGTCTTTCAA GTTCTTGCTGAAACTGAAGAAGCTCAAATATGCATTTTAAGAAATATGTATGCATTGTGGAAGAATCACTATCAAATGATGGTAGTCTTGActgataaatttttgaaaactgGTATTATTGAATGTAGTGCAATAGCAAATTGGATATTTTCTAAAGAAATGGTGTCAGAATTTACCaa ATTATATATTTGGGAAATTCTTCATTTAACAATccgaaagaaaaacaaacatGTAACAAAGTTAAGCACAGAATTAGCGGAAGCTCGCGAGAAGTTGAGAAGAGCAGAAAGTAGGTCAGGTTCATCGTCAGAAGATGAAGATAATAATAAAGACAGGAATAGGGAAAAACCTTCAGAAGATGTTGTAGAAAGAATGGAGGAAAAGCTGGAAACAGCTCAAGCAGATCAGAAAAATTTGTTCCTTATCATTTTCCAG CGTTTTATAATGATTCTATCGGAACATTTAGGACGCTGTGATACTGACGGTATAGATTATAATACTCACTGGTACAAATGGACCATAGGCAGACTGCAGCAAGTGTTCCTAACC CATCATGAGCAGGTTCAAAAGTATTCGTCGACATTAGAAACTTTACTTTTTACACCAGATCTGGATCCGCATATCTTGGATGTTTTCCATCAGTTCGTTTCTCTACGAGCATGA
- the LOC100642815 gene encoding 26S proteasome non-ATPase regulatory subunit 2, which translates to MPESVKVESKTNKEVRSGKEEDKNELSEEDKLLQEELTHLVERLQDPNTSLYYPALESLRNHIRASTTSMTSVPKPLKFMRPHYDTMKSIYEKITDIKCKELCSDVISVLAMTMGEGRECLKYRLTGSAIAIGEWGHEYVRHLSGELAGEWDEPTDNAEAISKKLIALVHEIVPYNMAHNAETEACDLLMEIERLDLLEQYVDESAYQRVCLYLTSCVPYVADPENSTLLHAAAKLYRKFGQYPQAVRLAMQLNDLPLIEDIFTNCTDLSVQKQLAFMLGRQQIFLELPESTPEYDDLVEIMSNSLLNYHFLNLARELDIMEPKTPEDVYKSHLENSRSPFGGGQVDSARQNLAASFVNGFVNAAFGQDKLLVEDGNKWLYKNKEHGMLSATASLGLVLLWDVDGGLTPIDKYLYSSEDYIKSGALLACGLVNCRVRIECDPALALLSDYVLHSSNTMRIGAIVGLGLAYAGSNREAVYGLLIPVLSDPKSSWEVIGVAGLALGMVAVGSCNAYVTTTIMHALMEKSEADLKDTYARFLPLGLGLCFLGKQEAAEAIIAALEIVPEPFKSMSTTLVEVCAYAGTGNVLKIQHLLHICSEHYEPSNEKEDKSDRKDKDKKEEKKEDKAKDLSSRQAIAVLGIALIAMGEEIGAEMAYRTFGHLLRYCEPVIRRSVPLALGLISVSNPKLNILDTLSKFSHDSDPEVAHNAIFAMGLVGAGTNNARLAAMLRQLAQFHAKDPNNLFMVRIAQGLTHLGKGTLTLSPYHSDRQVLSPVALAGLLATLIGFLDVKNIILGRSHYLLYTLAVAMQPRMLVTFDEKLNPLAVPVRVGLAVDVVGQAGKPKTITGFQTHTTPVLLAYGERAELATEEYIPLTPIMEGFVILRKNPDFIP; encoded by the exons ATGCCTGAAAGCGTGAAAGTGGAGTCAAAAACAAACAAAGAAGTCAGAAGCGGAAAAGAGgaagataaaaatgaattg TCTGAAGAGGACAAACTTTTGCAAGAAGAGTTAACTCACCTTGTTGAACGTTTGCAAGATCCTAATACAAGTTTATATTATCCAGCTTTAGAGTCTCTACGTAACCATATCCGTGCATCCACAACATCAATGACTAGTGTTCCAAAACCTCTTAAATTTATGAGACCTCATTATGATACTATGAAATCTATTTATGAAAAGATAACAGACATAAAATGTAAGGAACTATGTTCTGACGTCATTTCTGTCCTTGCTATGACTATGGGTGAAGGTAGAGAATGTCTTAAGTATAGACTTACTGGGTCCGCTATAGCCATTGGAGAATGGGGACATGAATATGTTAGGCATCTATCAGGAGAATTAGCTGGTGAATGGGATGAGCCAACAGACAATGCAGAAGCTATTAGTAAAAAACTAATAGCTCTGGTACATGAAATTGTACCTTATAACATGGCCCATAATGCTGAAACAGAAGCTTGTGATCTGCTAATGGAAATTGAAAGGCTAGATCTATTGGAGCAATATGTAGACGAAAGTGCATATCAAAGAGTTTGTTTATATTTAACAAGCTGTGTACCATATGTAGCAGATCCAGAAAATAGTACTCTGCTTCATGCTGCTGCCAAATTATATAGAAAGTTTGGCCAGTACCCTCAGGCTGTTAGGCTGGCAATGCAGCTGAATGATTTACCACTTATTGAAGATATATTTACAAACTGCACTGATCT TTCTGTCCAAAAGCAACTAGCATTTATGCTAGGTAGACAGCAAATTTTCTTGGAACTTCCAGAATCTACTCCAGAATATGATGATCTAGTTGAAATCATGTCCAATTCTTTGTTGAATTACCATTTCCTTAATCTTGCGCGTGAATTAGACATAATGGAGCCAAAAACACCAGAAGATGTATACAAGTCACATTTAGAAAATTCTAGATCTCCATTTGGGGGTGGTCAAGTAGATTCAGCAAGACAAAATCTTGCTGCAAGCTTCGTTAATGGTTTTGTCAATGCAGCTTTTGGTCAAGATAAACTATTGGTTGAAGATGGGAATAAATGGTTGTATAAGAATAAAGAACATGGAATGCTCAGTGCAACAGCATCCCTTGGTCTTGTACTATTATGGGACGTTGATGGTGGTTTGACACCGATAGACAAGTATCTTTATTCTTCTGAAGATTATATCAAATCTGGTGCTCTATTAGCTTGCGGTCTGGTCAACTGCCGCGTAAGAATTGAATGCGATCCTGCATTAGCACTTTTATCTGATTATGTATTACACAGCAGTAACACAATGCGTATTGGCGCAATTGTTGGTCTTGGATTGGCATATGCGGGTTCGAATCGGGAAGCTGTTTATGGTCTTTTAATTCCTGTACTTAGCGATCCCAAGTCTAGTTGGGAAGTCATAGGCGTGGCAGGTCTTGCTCTAGGAATGGTAGCAGTAGGTTCTTGCAATGCTTACGTTACAACAACGATAATGCACGCCCTCATGGAGAAGTCAGAAGCAGATTTAAAAGACACGTACGCACGATTTCTACCTTTAGGCCTCGGATTATGCTTTTTAGGGAAACAAGAAGCGGCAGAAGCTATAATAGCAGCCCTAGAAATAGTACCTGAACCTTTCAAATCAATGTCCACGACTTTAGTAGAAGTGTGCGCATACGCCGGTACCGGAAATGTTTTGAAGATCCAACATCTATTGCATATTTGTTCTGAACATTACGAACCATCCAACGAAAAGGAAGACAAGAGCGATCGTAAAGATAaagataagaaagaagaaaaaaaggaggacAAAGCAAAGGACCTCAGCTCAAGACAAGCAATTGCTGTGCTTGGCATTGCTTTAATTGCCATGGGAGAAGAAATTGGTGCTGAGATGGCGTACAGAACATTTGGTCATTTATTGCGTTATTGCGAGCCTGTTATAAGGCGATCCGTTCCACTCGCACTTGGACTCATATCAGTCTCCAATCCAAAACTGAATATACTCGATACATTATCTAAATTCTCCCATGATAGTGATCCGGAAGTAGCGCATAATGCAATTTTCGCAATGGGTTTGGTCGGAGCTGGAACAAACAACGCAAGATTGGCTGCAATGTTAAGGCAGCTTGCTCAATTCCATGCGAAAGATCCTAACAATTTATTCATGGTACGCATCGCACAAGGTTTGACGCATCTTGGTAAAGGAACTTTGACATTATCTCCATATCACAGTGATAGACAAGTATTAAGTCCTGTAGCACTTGCTGGACTTTTAGCTACCTTAATTGGTTTCCTTGACGTAAAAAACA TCATTCTAGGTCGATCTCATTATTTGTTGTACACGCTAGCAGTTGCAATGCAACCGAGGATGTTAGTAACATTTGATGAAAAGTTAAATCCTTTAGCTGTACCAGTAAGGGTAGGTCTTGCTGTAGACGTTGTGGGTCAAGCGGGAAAACCCAAAACGATTACAGGATTCCAAACACATACAACTCCTGTTTTACTAGCATATGGTGAAAGAGCAGAACTTGCAACTGAAGAATATATACCTTTAACACCCATCATGGAAGGTTTCGTAATTTTAAGGAAGAATCCAGACTTTATACCTTAA
- the LOC100646153 gene encoding uncharacterized protein LOC100646153 isoform X1, translated as MTISFCLSSHLNLIFNKEKVKDVLLFIKNDHNYYMNRPENKILQFYTAQGNKVVLCYLTYICSTVLAFLMISTISLVTDLIVPSNHSKEISLPVIADYGVDTQQYFYYVFICICITVFIIGVVIFTTYSAYMLYVQHACALFAIVSYQLRTMHILDTSSLINLKDRHLLEKYKNVELSQEEKEKIFRKLLLCIKEHKNAIRYSNLLESLFTKFILTQIFFHIICLSIGGVGIVLNLGNTDEITRFGSLALVQVIHIFILCLPGQRLLNHSEEVYVATCEIVWYMLPKKFHNLYMFLIARTMIFSKITAFKIAVMSMETFLAVKISYCNSLDNRKSIRNFIIIYIFRLFKPQ; from the exons ATGACGATCTCTTTCTGCTTGTCGTCGCATTTGAACCTAATTTTTAACAAGGAGAAG GTCAAAGATGTACTCCTGTTCATTAAAAATGATCATAATTATTACATGAATCGGCCAGAAAATAAGATTCTTCAATTTTATACCGCGCAAGGAAACAAAGTTGTATTATGTTATCTCA CGTACATTTGTTCAACAGTTTTGGCTTTCTTAATGATATCAACCATATCACTAGTAACTGATCTCATTGTACCTTCGAATCATTCCAAAGAGATAAGTTTACCAGTCATAGCCGATTATGGCGTGGATAcacaacaatatttttattatgtgttcatatgtatatgtataacagtattCATAATAGGTGTAGTAATTTTTACTACGTATAGCGCTTACATGTTATACGTCCAACATGCCTGTGCTTTGTTTGCAATTGTGAG CTATCAATTAAGAACTATGCACATTTTGGATACAAGTAGCTTGATAAACCTAAAGGATCGTCATTTACTcgaaaagtataaaaatgtcGAATTATCAcaggaagaaaaggagaagattTTTAGAAAACTATTACTTTGTataaaagaacataaaaatgCAATAAG ATACTCAAATCTCTTGGAATCATTGTttactaaatttatattaactCAGATATTTTTTCACATTATCTGTCTTAGCATTGGTGGAGTTGGA ATTGTCTTGAATTTAGGTAATACGGACGAAATAACGCGATTTGGATCACTTGCATTGGtacaagttatacatatattcattcTTTGCCTTCCTGGACAAAGATTATTAAATCATAGTGAAGAAGTGTATGTCGCGAc ATGTGAGATAGTGTGGTATATGCTTCCTAAAAAgtttcataatttatatatgtttttaatcGCAAGGACAATGATATTCAGCAAAATAACAGCTTTCAAAATAGCGGTCATGTCAATGGAAACGTTTCTCGCGGTAAAAATTTCTTATTGTAACTCTTTAGATAATCGTAAAAGTatacgtaattttattattatttatattttcagattattCAAACCACAATGA